CGGTCCGGGTCTCGATGTCACCCTCGGAAAATTCGGCGACCATCCCGTACAGCTCCTGCTGGAACTCGTAGGCAGTCTTGACGTTTTTCACCGTCCACTCGAAGTCCTGGCTGGGGTGGGCCGCAGAGAGGACGAACAGGCGCGTGGTCTCCGCGCCGTACTCGTGGGGCGCGATGGCGTTACCCTTCGATTTCGACATCTTCGTCCCGTCCTTCAAAACGGTCCCCTGGTTGACCAGTCGCTCGACGGGTTCGCGGGCGTCGAGCAGATCCAGATCGGCCAGCGCCCGCGTGAAGAAGCGGATGTACAGCAGGTGGAGGATCGCGTGTTCCTCGCCGCCGACGTACACGTCGACCGGGAGCCACTCGTCGGCGAACTCGGAGTCGAAGGGAGCCTCGTCCAGATCGGGCGAGAGATAGCGCAGGAAGTACCACGAGGAGTCGACGAAGGTGTCCATCGTGTCGGTCTCGCGCTCGGCGGGCCCGCCACACTCCGGACAGGTCGTCTCGACGAATTCATCGTTTTCGGCGAGGGGATTCCCCGTCGTCTGGACGTACTCGGGGAGTTCCACGGGCAACTCCTCCTCGGGGACCGGCACGGGGCCACAGTCCTCGCAGTGGACGATCGGGATGGGGGTCCCCCAGTAGCGCTGGCGGGAGATGAGCCAGTCCCGGAGCCGGTAGGTCACGTCGCTCTCGACGGCGTCGTGGGCCCCCAACTGCTCGCGGGCGGCGGCGCTGGCCAGCCCGTCGTACTCCCCGCTCGCGGTGAGCATCCCGTCCTCGGTGTACGGTTCGTCGGGCAGCCGGGTCTCGGCGTCCCCGATGGGTTCGATCACCTGCCGGACGGGGAGGTCTTGCTCGGCGGCGAAGGCGTGGTCGCGCTCGTTGTGGGCGGGCACGCCCATGACCGCGCCGGTGCCCACGTCGTCCAGCACGTAGGCGGCGACGTAGACGGGGAGCTCCTCGCCGGTGAAGGGGTGCGTCGCGGTCAGGTCCGTCTCGACGCCGCTCATGCCGGCCTCGCCGGGGTCGGCCGCCCGGACCGCGTCGACGTACTCGGCGACGGCCTCGTCTTCGGCGGCGACCGTCTCGGCGAGGTCGTGGCCCGGCGAGAGCGCGAGGTAGGTCGCGCCGAAGACCGTGTCGAGGCGGGTCGTGAACACGTCGACCGACTCGTCGTCGAGGGCGGCGTCACCGGCCCCCTCCACCTCGAAGGCGACGCGCGTGCCCTCCTGACGGCCGATCCAGTTGCGCTGGATGTCCCGGACGCCCTCGGGCCAGCCCTCCAGGTCGTCGAGGCCGGCGTGGAGTTCGGCGGCGTAGTCGGTGATCGTGAAGAACCACTGGTCGAGTTCGCGGCGGCCGACAGGCGTCTCACAGCGCCAGCAGACCTCGACGGTCTCGGTGGTGCCGTCGTCGGCCTCGTGTTGGTGTTCGTCTACCTGTGCGTCGGCGAGCACCGTCTCGCAGTCGGGACACCAGTTGACGGCGGCCCCCTTGTAGTCGACGAGATCCTCCTCGTAGAACTTCGTGAAGAGCCACTGGTTCCAGCGGTAGTAGTCGGGGTCGCAGGTGGTGATCTCCCGGGACCAGTCGTAGCCAAAGCCCATCCGTTCGAGTTCGTCGCGCATCCGCTCGATGCAGGTGCGGGTCCAGGACTCGGGGTCGGTGTCGCGCTCGAAGGCGGCGTTCTCGGCGGGGAGGCCGAACGCGTCCCACCCCATCGGGTGGAGCACGTCGTCGCCGCACATCCGCCGGTAGCGGGCGTAGGCGTCGGTGATCGCGTAGTTTCGGACGTGACCCATGTGGAGCGCCCCGGAGGTGTAGGGGAACATCCCGAGGACGTAGGTGGGATCCGCGGGGGACTCGGGACAGTCGTAGACCCCGTCCTCTTCCCAGACGTGTTGCCAGTACTCCGTGACCTGTGAGGGATTGTAGCGCCGGGACATCGAAATTCGCCGTTGTGCCCCTTCAGAGAGGGACCACTATCACGTTTTGGTTATTCAGGGTACTTCCAATTATCGCCGCGAGATCAATTTTTGAAAGGAAAGAGTCGGGAGAAAGGACCACGAATGAATCCTAACATGCCTTCGAGCTCAGTACACCGTCTGAATCGCAGGTTATTGACCGTTCTATACCTTCTTTCGATAGTGGTTACAGCAGCGCTTGCAGTCGCTACAAAAGGTCCGACTCCTGTGGCACTGATCGATGGAGTCGCATTCGGAGCTGTCGTTTTTTTGCCGGTGCTACTGATCGACGCCGCCATCGTCGGCCGTGACCGCTACTTCCGTGAATAGGTCCCAGCGAAGTCGCGACTCCGGTCGTGTGTTTTTATCGAACATACCGCAAGAAGGCCAGCGTACGGTCGGCACACCGTGACCTGCGAGGGGTTGTAACGCCGGGACATCGAAATTCGCCGTTGTACCCTCTGGCACCGCGACCCACAAGACGCTTCGGTTGCGCGCGTGGCGAGCCCAGTGCCCGCCGCCGGTCAGCGCTGCAGGGGCGGCTCCCCGGTGGGCTTGCCCAGCGCGGCCGACCGGCTCTCCTGGAGGATCTCGAAGACCGTCATCAGGTCGGTCCGGGAGACCAGCCCCGCCAGGTCGCCGTTCCGGTCGACGACCAGCAACCGCCCGACGTTCTGGCGGAGGATCGTCGAGACGGCGTCCTCGGCTTCGGTCTCGGGCGTGACCGTCCGCAGATCCGTCGTCATCACGTCCTCGACGCGCATCGCGTCGCGCTCGACCTGATCGACCTGCTGGACGTCCGAGAGGGTCACGATGCCCCGGAGGTCACCGGATTCCGTGACGACCGGGTAGCCGGTGTGGCGCTCGCTGACCATCCGGTCGACGAGGTCGGCGAGGCTGGTCTCCGGCGAGACCGTCGAGAGCTCGCCCGCGGGCGTCATCACGTCCGCGACGGTGAGCCCCTCGAAGGCGGCCTCGAGGATGAGCTGACGGGTCTCGCCGCTCGCGCCGATGTAGATGAAGAAGGCGATGGCGATCCAGAAGATCTGGCCGAGCAGGATGCCGCCCAGCCCGAGCAGGACGGCGAAGCCCTTCCCGACGCCGGCGGCGATGCGGGTGGCCTCCAGTCGCGAGCGGTTGCGCGAGAGGACCGCCCGGAGGATGCGCCCGCCGTCCATCGGGAACCCGGGCAGCATGTTGAACGCCGCGAGAAAGACGTTCAGGATGGCCAGATAGCCGAAGACGAACCGCGGCGCGGGCTGGCCGACCGGGAGCGCCAGAAAGACCGCGTAACAGATCGCACCGACGCCGACGCTGACGATCGGGCCGGCGACGGCGATGGAGAACTCCTGTTTCCAGTCGTCGGGAAACGCCTCTAGCTGGGCCAGTCCGCCGAGGAACCAGAGGGTGATCGAGTCGACGTGGACGCCGTACCGCTGGGCGACCAGCGCGTGGCCGAACTCGTGGATCAACACCCCGGCGAACAGTCCGAGCGCGGCCGCAAGTCCCAGCAGCCACGGGAGCGAACCGCCGGTCAGCGCCGCCGCGTCGATGGTCGTCCCGAGCGACTCGGCCAGCACCTCCGCGGTCACGTCCACCTGCGAACCGATCAGGAAGACGAGCACCGGGAGAACGAGCAGGAACGATCCGCCCAGGCGAATCGGGATACCGAACGCCGAGCCGATCCGAACACTTGCCATGGACGTGTCTAGGGCCATGGGCCGGATAAGTCGTCCCCCTTCACGGCGATGCTGGCCCCGGACCATCACCCGCGACCGGGCGAGAGGCGTCCCGCCAACCCGTTCGCTTCGGGTCGAGAACCGACGGACTGCGCCGGTACCGACCCGGCCCCAGCGGCAGGCGAAACGGACCTCCATAGATTCCGGAGCGGTACCGTGTGGTAGATTACCAGTCGTCGCCGAGCGCCTCGCGGGCGCGTTCGTAGCCCGCTGTCGTCCGCCAGGTCCGACCCGACGCCCGGTGGACGACGACGTACTCGCTCCCACACTCGCCACACTGATAGCCGGCGTCGGGGTTCCGGACGGGTTTGGAGGCGCGGTGGCGTTCGGGCCGCCAGTCGCAGTCCTCGGCCGTGCAGACCAGTTCGAGGCGGCCGTCGGTGAACGACCGGCAGTGTCGCGGCGCGTCGATCTCGTCTGCCTTCCGGTAGAAGCGCTCGCCGTGGCCGGACTCGCCGAAGTGGTGGAACTCCCAGGCGTGGACGAGTTCGTGTCTGATCGTCCCCGTGAACTCCGCCCAGCCGAACTCCCGATAGGCGTCCCACGTCAGGACGACGGTGATATCGCCGGTGTCGGTATCGTACCGGCAACAGCCGGCCCGCCGCCGGGCGCGCTCGGAGATGTCCCAGTCCAGCGCGTCCACGTCGAGGTCGATCGGGACCGTCGCGGCGTAGTCAGCCGCCCGCGCCAGCAACTCCTCGCGCGTCGTCGGGCCCTCGCCGGCCGCCGGGTCCGCAGTGGTCACGCCCCTCCCCTCGAAGCCGTCCCCCTAAGCGGTTGCGCCCTGCGGTTCCGCCCTTGGCTAACAACGTGCGACGTTCGCCGACGATATTCTAACATTGTGAGGTTTCGGCGCGGGATTTATGTTGTCTCCGCGGGATCATCGGGACATGCTCTCGTTCAACGACTCCGAGGCGGCCGAGGAACTGGCGTCCCGCGCACACGATCTGATGGAGGAAGTGGTTCTCCCGAAAGAGCGGGAACTGTCCGGCGGGATGGCGGTCTCGGACAGCACGATCAACGAACTCCGGGAGGCCGCCCGCGAGTACGGCGTCTACGCGCCCCAGATCGACGAGGAGTACGGCGGCATGGGCTATGACTTCCGGGACACGCTCCCGACCTTCGAGGAGGCCGGCCGGT
This Halorientalis sp. IM1011 DNA region includes the following protein-coding sequences:
- the leuS gene encoding leucine--tRNA ligase, which encodes MSRRYNPSQVTEYWQHVWEEDGVYDCPESPADPTYVLGMFPYTSGALHMGHVRNYAITDAYARYRRMCGDDVLHPMGWDAFGLPAENAAFERDTDPESWTRTCIERMRDELERMGFGYDWSREITTCDPDYYRWNQWLFTKFYEEDLVDYKGAAVNWCPDCETVLADAQVDEHQHEADDGTTETVEVCWRCETPVGRRELDQWFFTITDYAAELHAGLDDLEGWPEGVRDIQRNWIGRQEGTRVAFEVEGAGDAALDDESVDVFTTRLDTVFGATYLALSPGHDLAETVAAEDEAVAEYVDAVRAADPGEAGMSGVETDLTATHPFTGEELPVYVAAYVLDDVGTGAVMGVPAHNERDHAFAAEQDLPVRQVIEPIGDAETRLPDEPYTEDGMLTASGEYDGLASAAAREQLGAHDAVESDVTYRLRDWLISRQRYWGTPIPIVHCEDCGPVPVPEEELPVELPEYVQTTGNPLAENDEFVETTCPECGGPAERETDTMDTFVDSSWYFLRYLSPDLDEAPFDSEFADEWLPVDVYVGGEEHAILHLLYIRFFTRALADLDLLDAREPVERLVNQGTVLKDGTKMSKSKGNAIAPHEYGAETTRLFVLSAAHPSQDFEWTVKNVKTAYEFQQELYGMVAEFSEGDIETRTESEPHDAYLEREIDRTIAAVTTEYDRFRFHQVVGELRRFARLLRRYRDYESPYRYAYSRALRALAAMVAPIAPYLGEELWHLLGEEGLAASADWPTALHDVEDFRIERELVRTTLDDVRDITDVVDIDDPEGIEIVVAQDWKYRAYEVARAADDTTAVVGEIMDDESVREHGDAAADFAASLGERSAELEPTMAPDREREILEQAAWLFEEEFGAAVTVRQAEDGDDLATNAEPNRPAIHIV
- a CDS encoding CBS domain-containing protein, producing the protein MASVRIGSAFGIPIRLGGSFLLVLPVLVFLIGSQVDVTAEVLAESLGTTIDAAALTGGSLPWLLGLAAALGLFAGVLIHEFGHALVAQRYGVHVDSITLWFLGGLAQLEAFPDDWKQEFSIAVAGPIVSVGVGAICYAVFLALPVGQPAPRFVFGYLAILNVFLAAFNMLPGFPMDGGRILRAVLSRNRSRLEATRIAAGVGKGFAVLLGLGGILLGQIFWIAIAFFIYIGASGETRQLILEAAFEGLTVADVMTPAGELSTVSPETSLADLVDRMVSERHTGYPVVTESGDLRGIVTLSDVQQVDQVERDAMRVEDVMTTDLRTVTPETEAEDAVSTILRQNVGRLLVVDRNGDLAGLVSRTDLMTVFEILQESRSAALGKPTGEPPLQR
- a CDS encoding SprT-like domain-containing protein, with the protein product MTTADPAAGEGPTTREELLARAADYAATVPIDLDVDALDWDISERARRRAGCCRYDTDTGDITVVLTWDAYREFGWAEFTGTIRHELVHAWEFHHFGESGHGERFYRKADEIDAPRHCRSFTDGRLELVCTAEDCDWRPERHRASKPVRNPDAGYQCGECGSEYVVVHRASGRTWRTTAGYERAREALGDDW